A window of Nicotiana tabacum cultivar K326 chromosome 24, ASM71507v2, whole genome shotgun sequence contains these coding sequences:
- the LOC107826609 gene encoding uncharacterized protein LOC107826609 isoform X3, with the protein MNKNGIGQSNQKQNGNTGSNSGSVSPGGAVDDSSVSENGNAKIDPEKEVFAGESLLRLEDYKRQTESLVQRFNNSHFFARIAESNEPLWSKRKAMEEVSDMNGADGSEAVKTLKKKLSLSTSTDKGNFDARTSGGVARNAVKCCALPNGDIVVLLQVNVGIEFVRDPVLEILQFEKYQERSLSSLNEENLTYAKQDPCGELLKWLLPIDNSIPPSARPLSPPQLSSSASIRSTSTKPTLSGSSGSQLFSFGNFRSYSMSSLPPNSAPPPSVTTSTAAPSFSPEDWERFSFQRSVKSDKTGSEGLLSFRGVSLEPERFSVRCGLEGIFIPGRRWRRKIEIIQPVEITSFAADCNTDDLLCVQIKNVCPANAPDIVVYIDAVTIIFEEASKSGPPLSLPIACIEAGDDYSLPNLVLRRGEEHSFVLKPVNPILKSSSGHSGKTFRSSRVHSRSAASTWHHFSNIEERIIGSPTDQYAVLVSCRCNYTESKLFFKQPTSWRPRISRDLMISVASEMTKQTLGSFEGGAQLPVQVLTLQASNLTSQDLTMTVLAPASLTSPPSVVSLSTSPTSPMSPFIGSSDFTERVSIDKQITAAQSNSLVSVNQVPEGKNLSQSVSFSERATPIPDVLPNGDLGCTHLWLQSRVPLGCVPSQSTATIKLELLPLTDGIITLDSLQIDVKEKGVTYIPEHSLKINTTSSISTGII; encoded by the exons ATGAATAAAAATGGTATAGGACAAAGCAACCAGAAACAAAATGGTAACACAGGAAGTAATTCGGGGTCTGTTTCCCCTGGAGGAGCAGTGGATGATAGTAGTGTGAGTGAGAATGGTAATGCAAAGATTGATCCTGAAAAGGAGGTTTTTGCTGGTGAATCTCTGTTGAGATTGGAAGATTACAAAAGACAAACAGAATCACTAGTACAAAGGTTTAACAATTCTCACTTTTTCGCTCGAATTGCCGAGTCTAATGAGCCTCTGTGGTCAAAAAGAAAAGCTATGGAGGAAGTCTCTGATATGAATGGAGCAGATGGCTCAGAAGCAGTAAAGACACTTAAAAAGAAGCTATCTTTGAGTACTTCCACTGATAAGGGAAACTTTGATGCTAGAACCTCTGGTGGAGTGGCAAGAAATGCTGTCAAGTGTTGTGCCCTTCCAAATGGAGATATAGTG GTACTTTTACAAGTAAATGTCGGTATTGAGTTTGTGAGAGATCCGGTGCTGGAAATTCTTCAATTTGAGAAGTATCAGGAGAGAAGTTTGTCGTCTTTGAACGAGGAGAATTTGACTTATGCAAAGCAGGATCCCTGTGGTGAACTGTTGAAATGGCTACTTCCTATAGACAATTCTATTCCCCCTTCAGCACGACCTTTATCCCCGCCTCAGTTAAGTTCTAGCGCGAGCATTCGTAGTACGTCCACAAAGCCCACCTTATCTGGATCTTCTGGATCGCAGCTCTTTTCTTTTGGTAACTTTAGAAGTTACTCCATGTCTTCACTTCCACCAAATAGTGCACCACCTCCGTCTGTTACAACCTCCACTGCTGCACCAAGTTTTAGTCCAGAAGATTGGGAACGTTTTTCATTTCAAAGGTCAGTGAAGAGTGATAAGACTGGGAGTGAAGGGCTTTTATCTTTTAGAGGTGTATCTCTAGAGCCAGAAAGATTTTCTGTTCGTTGTGGTTTAGAAGGTATTTTCATTCCTGGAAGGAGATGGAGGAGGAAAATTGAAATTATTCAACCGGTAGAAATTACTTCTTTTGCTGCTGACTGCAATACAGATGATCTCCTTTGTGTCCAGATCAAG AATGTTTGTCCAGCAAATGCACCTGACATTGTTGTCTACATAGATGCCGTAACAATCATTTTTGAAGAAGCTTCAAAAAGTGGTCCTCCGTTATCATTACCAATTGCATGTATTGAAGCTGGGGATGACTATAGTTTGCCAAATTTGGTCCTCAG GAGAGGTGAAGAACACTCTTTCGTTCTCAAACCAGTCAATCCCATCTTGAAGAGCTCCAGCGGCCATAGTGGAAAAACTTTTCGATCTTCACGGGTACATTCTAGAAGCGCAGCGTCAACATGGCACCATTTCTCCAATATTGAGGAAAGAATTATTGGGTCACCTACTGATCAGTATGCAGTTCTGGTATCATGTCGATGCAACTACACAG AATCAAAGTTATTCTTCAAGCAGCCAACAAGCTGGAGACCACGAATTTCTAGGGACCTTATGATCTCTGTTGCATCTGAAATGACAAAACAAACCCTTGGGTCTTTTGAAGGAGGTGCTCAGCTTCCAGTACAG GTCTTAACTCTTCAGGCATCAAACCTGACTTCACAAGATCTAACAATGACAGTGCTTGCTCCAGCTTCCCTTACATCCCCACCTTCTGTGGTGTCATTGAGCACTTCACCAACATCACCAATGAGTCCCTTCATTGGTTCTTCTGATTTCACAGAGAGAGTGAGTATTGATAAGCAAATAACTGCTGCTCAGAGCAATAGCTTGGTATCAGTTAATCAAGTACCGGAAGGGAAAAATCTTTCTCAATCAGTTTCATTTAGTGAGAGGGCCACTCCCATACCTGATGTGCTTCCAAATGGCGATTTAGGTTGTACACATTTATGGTTGCAGAGCAGAGTTCCCTTAGG ATGTGTGCCCTCTCAATCTACAGCAACCATCAAACTTGAACTACTCCCCCTGACGGATGGTATAATCACACTTGATTCTTTACAGATTGATGTTAAGGAGAAAG GTGTAACGTATATTCCCGAGCATTCGCTGAAGATTAATACAACTTCAAGCATTTCCACTGGGATCATATGA
- the LOC107826609 gene encoding uncharacterized protein LOC107826609 isoform X1: MNFLMLRSNQTAASEHSPAREVQSEPNHASKPSTTLEGLIAEDPFPEGEKHDGEGNEYGNVDEDLVDANERTNSRFVANHIDVKDEEGWITIPKDRLPDNWSEASDISSICSLDRFFVIPGEQVHILACLSAYKQDTEIITPFKVAAVMNKNGIGQSNQKQNGNTGSNSGSVSPGGAVDDSSVSENGNAKIDPEKEVFAGESLLRLEDYKRQTESLVQRFNNSHFFARIAESNEPLWSKRKAMEEVSDMNGADGSEAVKTLKKKLSLSTSTDKGNFDARTSGGVARNAVKCCALPNGDIVVLLQVNVGIEFVRDPVLEILQFEKYQERSLSSLNEENLTYAKQDPCGELLKWLLPIDNSIPPSARPLSPPQLSSSASIRSTSTKPTLSGSSGSQLFSFGNFRSYSMSSLPPNSAPPPSVTTSTAAPSFSPEDWERFSFQRSVKSDKTGSEGLLSFRGVSLEPERFSVRCGLEGIFIPGRRWRRKIEIIQPVEITSFAADCNTDDLLCVQIKNVCPANAPDIVVYIDAVTIIFEEASKSGPPLSLPIACIEAGDDYSLPNLVLRRGEEHSFVLKPVNPILKSSSGHSGKTFRSSRVHSRSAASTWHHFSNIEERIIGSPTDQYAVLVSCRCNYTESKLFFKQPTSWRPRISRDLMISVASEMTKQTLGSFEGGAQLPVQVLTLQASNLTSQDLTMTVLAPASLTSPPSVVSLSTSPTSPMSPFIGSSDFTERVSIDKQITAAQSNSLVSVNQVPEGKNLSQSVSFSERATPIPDVLPNGDLGCTHLWLQSRVPLGCVPSQSTATIKLELLPLTDGIITLDSLQIDVKEKGVTYIPEHSLKINTTSSISTGII, from the exons ATGAACTTCCTGATGCTGAGGTCTAATCAGACTGCAGCTTCCGAGCACTCACCTGCTCGTGAAGTTCAATCGGAGCCAAACCATGCTTCCAAACCAAGTACTACTTTAGAGGGTCTTATTGCTGAAGATCCTTTTCCAGAGGGTGAGAAACACGATGGTGAGGGTAATGAATATGGGAATGTGGATGAAGATCTTGTGGATGCAAATGAGAGGACCAATTCTCGATTTGTTGCCAACCACATTGATGTTAAAGATGAAGAAGGATGGATAACTATTCCAAAGG ATAGGCTTCCTGATAACTGGAGTGAGGCATCAGATATATCATCCATATGCTCACTGGACCGTTTCTTTGTTATACCTG GTGAACAGGTCCATATACTTGCATGTCTCTCAGCCTATAAGCAGGATACAGAAATTATTACACCTTTTAAAGTTGCGGCCGTCATGAATAAAAATGGTATAGGACAAAGCAACCAGAAACAAAATGGTAACACAGGAAGTAATTCGGGGTCTGTTTCCCCTGGAGGAGCAGTGGATGATAGTAGTGTGAGTGAGAATGGTAATGCAAAGATTGATCCTGAAAAGGAGGTTTTTGCTGGTGAATCTCTGTTGAGATTGGAAGATTACAAAAGACAAACAGAATCACTAGTACAAAGGTTTAACAATTCTCACTTTTTCGCTCGAATTGCCGAGTCTAATGAGCCTCTGTGGTCAAAAAGAAAAGCTATGGAGGAAGTCTCTGATATGAATGGAGCAGATGGCTCAGAAGCAGTAAAGACACTTAAAAAGAAGCTATCTTTGAGTACTTCCACTGATAAGGGAAACTTTGATGCTAGAACCTCTGGTGGAGTGGCAAGAAATGCTGTCAAGTGTTGTGCCCTTCCAAATGGAGATATAGTG GTACTTTTACAAGTAAATGTCGGTATTGAGTTTGTGAGAGATCCGGTGCTGGAAATTCTTCAATTTGAGAAGTATCAGGAGAGAAGTTTGTCGTCTTTGAACGAGGAGAATTTGACTTATGCAAAGCAGGATCCCTGTGGTGAACTGTTGAAATGGCTACTTCCTATAGACAATTCTATTCCCCCTTCAGCACGACCTTTATCCCCGCCTCAGTTAAGTTCTAGCGCGAGCATTCGTAGTACGTCCACAAAGCCCACCTTATCTGGATCTTCTGGATCGCAGCTCTTTTCTTTTGGTAACTTTAGAAGTTACTCCATGTCTTCACTTCCACCAAATAGTGCACCACCTCCGTCTGTTACAACCTCCACTGCTGCACCAAGTTTTAGTCCAGAAGATTGGGAACGTTTTTCATTTCAAAGGTCAGTGAAGAGTGATAAGACTGGGAGTGAAGGGCTTTTATCTTTTAGAGGTGTATCTCTAGAGCCAGAAAGATTTTCTGTTCGTTGTGGTTTAGAAGGTATTTTCATTCCTGGAAGGAGATGGAGGAGGAAAATTGAAATTATTCAACCGGTAGAAATTACTTCTTTTGCTGCTGACTGCAATACAGATGATCTCCTTTGTGTCCAGATCAAG AATGTTTGTCCAGCAAATGCACCTGACATTGTTGTCTACATAGATGCCGTAACAATCATTTTTGAAGAAGCTTCAAAAAGTGGTCCTCCGTTATCATTACCAATTGCATGTATTGAAGCTGGGGATGACTATAGTTTGCCAAATTTGGTCCTCAG GAGAGGTGAAGAACACTCTTTCGTTCTCAAACCAGTCAATCCCATCTTGAAGAGCTCCAGCGGCCATAGTGGAAAAACTTTTCGATCTTCACGGGTACATTCTAGAAGCGCAGCGTCAACATGGCACCATTTCTCCAATATTGAGGAAAGAATTATTGGGTCACCTACTGATCAGTATGCAGTTCTGGTATCATGTCGATGCAACTACACAG AATCAAAGTTATTCTTCAAGCAGCCAACAAGCTGGAGACCACGAATTTCTAGGGACCTTATGATCTCTGTTGCATCTGAAATGACAAAACAAACCCTTGGGTCTTTTGAAGGAGGTGCTCAGCTTCCAGTACAG GTCTTAACTCTTCAGGCATCAAACCTGACTTCACAAGATCTAACAATGACAGTGCTTGCTCCAGCTTCCCTTACATCCCCACCTTCTGTGGTGTCATTGAGCACTTCACCAACATCACCAATGAGTCCCTTCATTGGTTCTTCTGATTTCACAGAGAGAGTGAGTATTGATAAGCAAATAACTGCTGCTCAGAGCAATAGCTTGGTATCAGTTAATCAAGTACCGGAAGGGAAAAATCTTTCTCAATCAGTTTCATTTAGTGAGAGGGCCACTCCCATACCTGATGTGCTTCCAAATGGCGATTTAGGTTGTACACATTTATGGTTGCAGAGCAGAGTTCCCTTAGG ATGTGTGCCCTCTCAATCTACAGCAACCATCAAACTTGAACTACTCCCCCTGACGGATGGTATAATCACACTTGATTCTTTACAGATTGATGTTAAGGAGAAAG GTGTAACGTATATTCCCGAGCATTCGCTGAAGATTAATACAACTTCAAGCATTTCCACTGGGATCATATGA
- the LOC107826609 gene encoding uncharacterized protein LOC107826609 isoform X2, producing MNFLMLRSNQTAASEHSPAREVQSEPNHASKPSTTLEGLIAEDPFPEGEKHDGEGNEYGNVDEDLVDANERTNSRFVANHIDVKDEEGWITIPKDRLPDNWSEASDISSICSLDRFFVIPGEQVHILACLSAYKQDTEIITPFKVAAVMNKNGIGQSNQKQNGNTGSNSGSVSPGGAVDDSSVSENGNAKIDPEKEVFAGESLLRLEDYKRQTESLVQRFNNSHFFARIAESNEPLWSKRKAMEEVSDMNGADGSEAVKTLKKKLSLSTSTDKGNFDARTSGGVARNAVKCCALPNGDIVVLLQVNVGIEFVRDPVLEILQFEKYQERSLSSLNEENLTYAKQDPCGELLKWLLPIDNSIPPSARPLSPPQLSSSASIRSTSTKPTLSGSSGSQLFSFGNFRSYSMSSLPPNSAPPPSVTTSTAAPSFSPEDWERFSFQRSVKSDKTGSEGLLSFRGVSLEPERFSVRCGLEGIFIPGRRWRRKIEIIQPVEITSFAADCNTDDLLCVQIKNVCPANAPDIVVYIDAVTIIFEEASKSGPPLSLPIACIEAGDDYSLPNLVLRRGEEHSFVLKPVNPILKSSSGHSGKTFRSSRVHSRSAASTWHHFSNIEERIIGSPTDQYAVLVSCRCNYTESKLFFKQPTSWRPRISRDLMISVASEMTKQTLGSFEGGAQLPVQVLTLQASNLTSQDLTMTVLAPASLTSPPSVVSLSTSPTSPMSPFIGSSDFTERVSIDKQITAAQSNSLVSVNQVPEGKNLSQSTATIKLELLPLTDGIITLDSLQIDVKEKGVTYIPEHSLKINTTSSISTGII from the exons ATGAACTTCCTGATGCTGAGGTCTAATCAGACTGCAGCTTCCGAGCACTCACCTGCTCGTGAAGTTCAATCGGAGCCAAACCATGCTTCCAAACCAAGTACTACTTTAGAGGGTCTTATTGCTGAAGATCCTTTTCCAGAGGGTGAGAAACACGATGGTGAGGGTAATGAATATGGGAATGTGGATGAAGATCTTGTGGATGCAAATGAGAGGACCAATTCTCGATTTGTTGCCAACCACATTGATGTTAAAGATGAAGAAGGATGGATAACTATTCCAAAGG ATAGGCTTCCTGATAACTGGAGTGAGGCATCAGATATATCATCCATATGCTCACTGGACCGTTTCTTTGTTATACCTG GTGAACAGGTCCATATACTTGCATGTCTCTCAGCCTATAAGCAGGATACAGAAATTATTACACCTTTTAAAGTTGCGGCCGTCATGAATAAAAATGGTATAGGACAAAGCAACCAGAAACAAAATGGTAACACAGGAAGTAATTCGGGGTCTGTTTCCCCTGGAGGAGCAGTGGATGATAGTAGTGTGAGTGAGAATGGTAATGCAAAGATTGATCCTGAAAAGGAGGTTTTTGCTGGTGAATCTCTGTTGAGATTGGAAGATTACAAAAGACAAACAGAATCACTAGTACAAAGGTTTAACAATTCTCACTTTTTCGCTCGAATTGCCGAGTCTAATGAGCCTCTGTGGTCAAAAAGAAAAGCTATGGAGGAAGTCTCTGATATGAATGGAGCAGATGGCTCAGAAGCAGTAAAGACACTTAAAAAGAAGCTATCTTTGAGTACTTCCACTGATAAGGGAAACTTTGATGCTAGAACCTCTGGTGGAGTGGCAAGAAATGCTGTCAAGTGTTGTGCCCTTCCAAATGGAGATATAGTG GTACTTTTACAAGTAAATGTCGGTATTGAGTTTGTGAGAGATCCGGTGCTGGAAATTCTTCAATTTGAGAAGTATCAGGAGAGAAGTTTGTCGTCTTTGAACGAGGAGAATTTGACTTATGCAAAGCAGGATCCCTGTGGTGAACTGTTGAAATGGCTACTTCCTATAGACAATTCTATTCCCCCTTCAGCACGACCTTTATCCCCGCCTCAGTTAAGTTCTAGCGCGAGCATTCGTAGTACGTCCACAAAGCCCACCTTATCTGGATCTTCTGGATCGCAGCTCTTTTCTTTTGGTAACTTTAGAAGTTACTCCATGTCTTCACTTCCACCAAATAGTGCACCACCTCCGTCTGTTACAACCTCCACTGCTGCACCAAGTTTTAGTCCAGAAGATTGGGAACGTTTTTCATTTCAAAGGTCAGTGAAGAGTGATAAGACTGGGAGTGAAGGGCTTTTATCTTTTAGAGGTGTATCTCTAGAGCCAGAAAGATTTTCTGTTCGTTGTGGTTTAGAAGGTATTTTCATTCCTGGAAGGAGATGGAGGAGGAAAATTGAAATTATTCAACCGGTAGAAATTACTTCTTTTGCTGCTGACTGCAATACAGATGATCTCCTTTGTGTCCAGATCAAG AATGTTTGTCCAGCAAATGCACCTGACATTGTTGTCTACATAGATGCCGTAACAATCATTTTTGAAGAAGCTTCAAAAAGTGGTCCTCCGTTATCATTACCAATTGCATGTATTGAAGCTGGGGATGACTATAGTTTGCCAAATTTGGTCCTCAG GAGAGGTGAAGAACACTCTTTCGTTCTCAAACCAGTCAATCCCATCTTGAAGAGCTCCAGCGGCCATAGTGGAAAAACTTTTCGATCTTCACGGGTACATTCTAGAAGCGCAGCGTCAACATGGCACCATTTCTCCAATATTGAGGAAAGAATTATTGGGTCACCTACTGATCAGTATGCAGTTCTGGTATCATGTCGATGCAACTACACAG AATCAAAGTTATTCTTCAAGCAGCCAACAAGCTGGAGACCACGAATTTCTAGGGACCTTATGATCTCTGTTGCATCTGAAATGACAAAACAAACCCTTGGGTCTTTTGAAGGAGGTGCTCAGCTTCCAGTACAG GTCTTAACTCTTCAGGCATCAAACCTGACTTCACAAGATCTAACAATGACAGTGCTTGCTCCAGCTTCCCTTACATCCCCACCTTCTGTGGTGTCATTGAGCACTTCACCAACATCACCAATGAGTCCCTTCATTGGTTCTTCTGATTTCACAGAGAGAGTGAGTATTGATAAGCAAATAACTGCTGCTCAGAGCAATAGCTTGGTATCAGTTAATCAAGTACCGGAAGGGAAAAATCTTTCTCAATC TACAGCAACCATCAAACTTGAACTACTCCCCCTGACGGATGGTATAATCACACTTGATTCTTTACAGATTGATGTTAAGGAGAAAG GTGTAACGTATATTCCCGAGCATTCGCTGAAGATTAATACAACTTCAAGCATTTCCACTGGGATCATATGA